In the genome of Stomoxys calcitrans chromosome 4, idStoCalc2.1, whole genome shotgun sequence, the window TCagtaattaatttataaatgttggaaaaacctaacAAAAATAGAGGTCAACataccaccaaactactaagagAATAAAAGCCTACCAATATCAACTACTAAATAGTTGATTGATGTCATGGGGTCATGTGTTGAATGCATTAGGGATGGTATCGTTTAACCTGCAAGCCTATTCCCTGTGTTGTCACTTCGCTTCCCTAAACATCTAGATACTCCTGCTGACTATCTGGGAGGGTTCTAGCCAAGGTTCGGGTGATTCTCCTGTTTTACAGTTCAGGAAATACTGTTAAGAGAGAAGCTCAATAGTTTATTCCATCGATCTCGCCTCTTGGAAGAATTGGCCTCACAAGACACCCAAGAATTTGAATCGGAGGATAGGCATTAATAATATTAATTAATGCTGGAAGTAATTTTTTACCTTAATTAGACATGATTTGGACTCTTTACAAGTAATCAGGCGTGTGTATTAGATTTTAAACTGATTTGTATCGTACGTAACAAgtatattagaagtcataacaaaacatcataaACATAAAACATGTAACCTACAGCCCATTTAAAGTTGCACTCCATAAATCTCTGTCAAGATTTTagatatatttgattaaacatACAATACAATTTCACTCTTATTTGTATGATTTCATAGAAAACAACCTTTTTCAGGGAATTAAAGTAGCGACTTAAAATATTGTATTATAAGTCAAGAAGAAATACTTTCATTAATCCCAAAGTGGtctgataaaaattaaaaaaaaaacatgtactaTAAAACGTTCCCTGTTGCTTTTGTTATCAGGCTAAAGCCTTAACAAATTGATTGCCATtgagataaaaatttataaaggcTCTGTTTTAGAATGGATTCATAATAACAACTACAAAAAATATGTACGTCCCCTTTCCTCTAATAAACCAACAATTTTGAAATAAGCATAAATTGAATTTGAGAGTTCCACCAAGTTAAGCACAAATTAAGCCATTAATGCAAACCTGACTGTATGTAAAAAAtgtattgtaaaaattttaggcaaaaatagTTTCTTTTCTGTTAAAAACGTGTTTTGCTTTTTCATATAAATTCTTTGCAAAATATGGTTCCATATTTTAAAAGCCCCCTTCCCGGgtagaactttttttttgcttttttgttttcactttcgtgtttcctttaattttagtaccatattgccTATATACGGCTCATTTCACTTCATTACGGCAAAATAGGACTCCCATTTCCTAAACTCTCCTCCTTTCACATACGTGGGGGCACATTTTCGAACTTTTCTcactttacgcaaaatttcatttaatctgAGTACAAGTATAAATAACTACATATATTCGGCATCATTTCGCTTGATGAGGGGGAAAGCCCGTTTGGGGGCCCCAGGCCCGAGCCGCAAAACCAACCTTCATATTCTTGTTCCTAGGGTCATTTTAGTCGGTATTTATTCATTTGTTTATTGTGCAATTATAAGCCACAAGTGGCCGATTATCATTCACAATATTCAGCATGTATAACAACTactcataaaaaaataatttgataaatacataatttaattCTAATCTTAATAATAAACCCTATCATGGTTtagcaaaaataaagaaaatattatttccCAGCATCAGGATACTACAAAAAACGACATAAGGATTAGGCATATGAAAGTGTAAAGTTAACAACAAATATATCAAGTCTGTGTGTTAATTACAAAATattcaatattaaatatttttgcgATTTTCCCTACACTTCAGCCCAAATTTTGTAGTTTCAAAGATTGTGTAGCaattttcataacaaaagtaTATGGTGCACCAGAATAGACATATAGATACGCAAATAGAAATTGACAGACAACTCCAAAAACAAAttcatacagcggtcaaaaaaagtattcatcattagcaaaattgataataaattcacttattttgggtaattgaagaaaatttaaagtaaacaaataatgcagttttatgcaatagtttatttttcgtaatatgttttaaaataaattcaaaaaataaatttaattagcgcaaaaaatgcaattttatataataacaccaaaaacagaacaaaaaaagtattcatcattgatgtgttatcatcaaagtcaaattcaaatattatttgggaatcccccttttctgttttatttagtaaaggaggctttgcccttgacagcaaatatttaatttcattgaaaatatagtttttgtcaaaatgggtcgtaagcaaaacgaggtttctgatgaggtaaaagttttgataataaaacaccacaggaatggtttaactcaaaaaactatcagtgaaatattaaatagaccacgatctactatacaatccatcatcagaaagtggacagaaacgaaaactgttgacaataaaccaagatctggtcgaccaaaagcactttcagttggagatgtgcgttggctagtgcggcaagttcagaaaactccgaagacaaatgcgaccattcttcgtaaaaacactatggaatatttagggaaggaagttactacacaaacaattcgaaatacactcaaaaggcatagttacagaggaagaactgcacgtaagaagccctttataaataaaataaaccgagtgaaaaggctaaacttcgcaaaaatgtatgtaaaacagcccgaatcattttggaaaacagtcatttttgcagacgagagcaagtttaatctttttgggtgcgatggaaaggtcatagtgtacagaaaaccaaatacagagcttgaagaacgaaacacagttgctactgtaaaacatggtggaggtggtttaatggtttgggggtgtatggcggcttcaggagcgggaaatcttgaaattattaattgaGTAATgtatcataagtattacattgacattttaaagaggaatttaaaagatagtgctgtaaaacttgggcttggtaataactttcaatattatcaagataatgaccccaaacattctgctttaaataccaagatgtggatgctgtataactgccccaaagtcattaaaactcctcctcaaagtcccgacttgaacccaattgaacatctttgggaacatctcgaacgcaaattgagaacgcgcaatttttcgagcaagagtcaaatgcaacaggtgataatggaggaatggactaatatagaccaaaatataaccgctaaattagtccaatcgatgtcaaaccgtttaaaaaaagttataagacgcggtggtcgaataacaaagtattaatttttttaaattatgttatttatttttttgtttttttgcaatgatgaatactttttttgtttaattttttgtgttcagctgtaaaatggccctttttgttccaataaatactatttgtttctttaaaaacaatgaaattgtgtacatatatatcacacaagcactactgcatcattagtttaatatgtttttattccaattgtcttttgtagacttattaaaaaaaaaacattgaatgatgaatactttttttgaccgctgtatgtaggTACACATACATATTTAGAAGAGAAAAATTGCGGAAGGCAAAGACATTAGGATACAATTTTCTTTATTAATCCTTCAATACATACTTTAATCTAAAATAGTTATATGTACACGCCTTTTGTTTTGCTGCAAATAATGCCGGTATTTTCTTCAGTTATAAATGAGCGGTACGACATAAGAGTCAGGGAATATTTTAAGGCCGCCTCATAACTATGGCTAGTAAAttctttttttagtattttacaTTTGACCCctttatttaataataaaaataaatttgaaaaaataacaTAAGGATAATTTTCTCCTAGTGCCGTGCTGACCGGCTTTTTCGCCcttcaacaaaaatttggttGGAAATTCCGTTGTAGCCAAaaccaacaaaatatttattttgacgTCATTGCATATCCACGTTGGCTGGACTTTGTTAAACATATATCCTATATATTAATTACACAATATTTATTACGATAGCTTTTTATCTTTGTAAATATGGCCCACTTGCAGGATTACATAATTATTGTAAAAACCACATCTATAAAAACATAATTTCGTAGACATTCTTACCATTACGGATGTGCAGATCCAGCGTGTTTTGTTTAACTGTTGCACACCCCGCAGGGAGGAACGTTGCAAAAGCTGGAAAACcatggtaattttttttatatatttttttatcctaaacGATCCCAACTGGCCGAGTCTCACAAACAAATCGAAATCGAAGCTGTCAAATGTCGCAATTCCTATTTATCGATAGCTTGAGcgataacaacaattttttgagAGAAGTCGAAACCTCAGTATAACCTATCTGACGTCGTATTCTGcattttttagttttataaaaaatataattgagTGTTAGCTATTATATAGCATGGAGTGAATAATTTGCATTACAAACCAAGATTTTAGTACATATATGAATTTGGATAGTAGAATGATTtgtagtttgaacatattacAGTCATCGGAATGGAAcgataaattttgcatgttatcAATTGTGcccatgtttttgttttcttttcacttAACGTTTACCAAGCAAGCAGTGTGATTCTTGTAAAATTTGATTAAGTGTTAATACTTTGATTCGTTTTGGAAAAAAGCAACATGGAACGTCCACAGAAAATGCCCAAAGTGGCTAAGGTAAATTGAAAGTTATTAAATTGCGATTTTGAACCGTCTTAAGTGTGGCACTCACATCCGCTTTCAGGTGAAGAACAAAGCTCCTGCTGAGGTTCAAATTACGGCCGAACAGCTTTTAAGAGAAGCTAAAGAGCGTGATTTGGAAATATTACCACCTCcaccaaagcaaaaaatttcTGATCCAGCTGAATTGGCAGATTACCAGCAGCGTAAGCGCAAAACATTTGAGGACAATCTGAGAAAGAATCGTATGGTGGTTAGCCATTGGATAAAATATGCACAATGGGAAGAGTCTCAAAAAGAGATCCAACGGGCGCGATCCATATGGGAACGTGCCTTGGATAATGAGCATCGTAATAttacaatttggcttaaatacgCCGAAATGGAAATGAAGAACAAGCAAGTTAATCATGCCCGTAACTTGTGGGATAGAGCCGTTACTATTATGCCGCGTGTAAATCAATTTTGGTACAAATACACTTATATGGAGGAAATGTTAGAAAATGTGGCTGGAGCCCGACAAGTTTTCGAAAGATGGATGGAATGGCAGCCAGAAGAACAAGCCTGGCAAACGTATGTTAACTTTGAACTGCGTTACAAGGAAATTGATAGGGCGCGAGCTATCTATGAGAGATTCGTTTATGTTCACCCTGATGTCAAAAACTGGATAAAATTTGCCCGCTTTGAAGAATCGCATGGCTTTATACATGGAGCTCGTCGTGTATTCGAAAGAGCCGTTGAATTCTTCGGCGATGATTACATAGATGAGCGCCTGTTCATAGCTTTTGCCAGATTCGAAGAAGGACAAAAGGAGCACGACCGTGCTCGTGTTATTTACAAATATGCTTTGGATCATTTGCCAAAGGACAAAACACAGGAGCTGTATAAAGCCTACACAATTCATGAGAAAAAATATGGCGATCGTGCTGGCATCGAAGATGTTATTGTGTCAAAAAGAAAATTCCAATACGAACAGGAAGTTGCATCAAATCCCCAAAATTATGATGCATGGTTCGATTATTTAAGGTTAATTGAAGGTATGTTTTGCCTATCCCTTTGGTGAAGGATTATTTAAACTGTGTGTGTTATGTGTTTCAGGGGAAGGAGACGTCGAAGTTATACGGGAGACCTATGAACGTGCAATTTCTAATGTTCCCCCTGCTAATGAAAAGAACTACTGGCGACGTTATATTTACCTTTGGATCAATTATGCCCTCTATGAAGAATTAGAGACCGAAGACGTCGAGCGAACGCGACAAATTTATAAAACTTGCCTCGAACTGATACCTCATAAAAAGTTTACATTCAGTAAAATCTGGCTAATGTATGCCCATTTTGAAATCCGAAGCAAGGATTTGGCAAAAGCTCGAAAAACTTTGGGTATGGCAATTGGCATGTGTCCCCGAGATAAATTGTTCAGAGGCTACATAGAGCTAGAAATTCAGTTAAGAGAGTTCGATCGCTGCCGATTATTATACGAGAAGTTTTTGGAATTTGGACCAGAGAACTGCGTTACATGGATGAAATTCGCAGAACTTGAAAACCTTCTTGGAGATACAGATAGAGCCAGAGGAATATACGAATTAGCAATACAGCAGCCTCGCCTTGATATGCCTGAACTATTGTGGAAGGCATATATAGATTTTGAAGTTGGGCAGGCAGAATACGAGTTGGCAAGACAGCTTTATGAGAAGCTTTTGGAACGCACACAGCACGTTAAAGTATGGATGTCGTATGCAAAGTTTGAATTGACATCCCAACTTGGCGACGAAGAAGATTCAGAAATGAATGTCCGTTTGGCGCGAAGAGTCTATGAAAGAGCAAATGACACCTTGAGGCAGCTTCAAGATAAAGAATCAAGAGTGCTGCTATTGGAGGCTTGGCGTGATTTCGAACGAGAGTCTGGCGATCAAGACAGCTTGGAAAAGGTAATGGAAAAAATGCCACGTCGTGTGAAGAAACGTCAAAAGATCATTTCCGATACTGGAGTGGAAGAGGGTTGGGAAGAAGTATTTGATTACATATTTCCAGAAGATGAAATGGCCCGGCCAAACCTTAAGTTGTTGGCTGCTGCGAAAATGTGgaagaaacaaaaagaaactgTTGATGATAACATTACATCTGAGGAGGAAAGTAATAAGGAAAAACAAGCAGAAGATAAGCTCGGAGATGaagatatttcaataaaaattttaagccaaGAAAATGTCTCTGAACGCTCAAATAATAGTGACGTTCCCAATGAGGGTTAAAAATGagtttttattagtgtataagaataaaaaaataattgtattCATGCAAATCTactttttaaacaaataattacCAAAAACGGCTGATATCTTTGCAGAAAGAAATAACAAATTAAgacaattgttttaattttatttcaaatacaTAGTTCATTACCAGTTTTATTGCATCGTAcacgaaaaattttaatgcctttaaaacttgaattcaaTTCAAAATAATTGGTTGTAGAATGGAGCAATGATATTATACTCATTTCCACTTGCACTATTTTTAACATTTGTGGATTTCTAAAACATTATGATGATTGTACTtaattctaaaaacaaaaagaaagtatttcgaaagaaaaaaagataaaaatacaAACTAATCTTTGTATATAATGCTAAGAGATTACGATTTTTTATTAGATCCATTATTAGGATTTTTGCACTCTTTGGAATGTCCCTCCTTCCAATGGCGTGACTGACATATTTGAGAGCAATATGCCGCACGAAAGCAGCACAAATATATAGCTTCCGATAAGCACCAATAACACTAggtagaagaaaaattttaacaaatttaaaacaCTTGGATAGTATCGTTGGTTAGGATATACATTCTAAGAATATACTTACCCACTGCTTGCGTTTCATAATTTTACGTTCCAGCTCCTGCTTCTTGATTGTTTcccttaatttttgcttttgggactgcaatttttcattttttacctTGTATTCGTTTATTATTTTCCGTGCTTCTTCAATttcctttaacatttttttccacTGAAAAAGATTTATAACATTGAAAATGTGTACAATGTAGCTCAAAACATTTGcaaccaaccaacaaaaaaaattatacatattTAATCTACATGCATTTAGTTTTAGTCGCTCGTAAAAAAACTtcgaaatggtaaaaaaattaaattatttcaatttcatttgcgtttactttttttttagttttactaACACTCCGACAAAATTTTTCGGAGCTGTGAAAGGCATATTTGTGcttaaaaaatcc includes:
- the LOC106093026 gene encoding protein crooked neck, yielding MERPQKMPKVAKVKNKAPAEVQITAEQLLREAKERDLEILPPPPKQKISDPAELADYQQRKRKTFEDNLRKNRMVVSHWIKYAQWEESQKEIQRARSIWERALDNEHRNITIWLKYAEMEMKNKQVNHARNLWDRAVTIMPRVNQFWYKYTYMEEMLENVAGARQVFERWMEWQPEEQAWQTYVNFELRYKEIDRARAIYERFVYVHPDVKNWIKFARFEESHGFIHGARRVFERAVEFFGDDYIDERLFIAFARFEEGQKEHDRARVIYKYALDHLPKDKTQELYKAYTIHEKKYGDRAGIEDVIVSKRKFQYEQEVASNPQNYDAWFDYLRLIEGEGDVEVIRETYERAISNVPPANEKNYWRRYIYLWINYALYEELETEDVERTRQIYKTCLELIPHKKFTFSKIWLMYAHFEIRSKDLAKARKTLGMAIGMCPRDKLFRGYIELEIQLREFDRCRLLYEKFLEFGPENCVTWMKFAELENLLGDTDRARGIYELAIQQPRLDMPELLWKAYIDFEVGQAEYELARQLYEKLLERTQHVKVWMSYAKFELTSQLGDEEDSEMNVRLARRVYERANDTLRQLQDKESRVLLLEAWRDFERESGDQDSLEKVMEKMPRRVKKRQKIISDTGVEEGWEEVFDYIFPEDEMARPNLKLLAAAKMWKKQKETVDDNITSEEESNKEKQAEDKLGDEDISIKILSQENVSERSNNSDVPNEG